GTAGATTGCATTATGTTCCAttatagatacatatgtattacGTACGTCGGCAACTATCTGGAGGTTCTGTTGGTGGCTGTGGTTCACATTCTCCCTTTTTGGGATTGAAAACCGAACCATCCTTGCACGACCCCCCCGATGAACTCCAGGTGAGATGAAGGAAACCCAGGACTAGAATAAGAACTAAACACTTTCGAATCATTAGGAATTcagaatataaataaatattgtgcCTGAGATTATGGAGATACTTTAACTGGAGAAATTAGGATTGGACATGGTAGTTTGACAAGCAGAGAAAGATAcaatttgaaataaataaacaaatgtgatagcaatattcccatattataaAGAGGGGGTTTCTTTATAAGTAAAACCTCTGTTTATTACATTATTCTCTACAGTATTTCCTTCCGAATCAGTCCTGTCATTTATTTACTAATTGGGTCAACTTATATATCTGTGTTTATATAATCTTGCATATACACCTGTGTAATTTCCATATTTGCCAGTAATTACTTTATCTTAATCCAGAACTAATCGGGCGTTAAATGTAATTTACCGCTCTATTATCGTATTTGCGCACTGCAAACGAAATATAAACGAAGTTAATAATTGTCATAAAACTAAAGCGAGGAAAATAAAATCGATAACCATTCAAGAATTTTCGATGCACACGTACTGGCGTTTACGGATATTTTGACAGGCAATCttgataatattttgttgcACAGCTCGCTTGttcacataaatattttttattcattttgcTGGTGCCTCAATGCATATGTAAAACGAGAATTTGTGTTCTTTAATATTATTGGATATTGACTGGCcgccaaataaaataaaatcataaacaATAGTTGTCTGTTTTTCGTTCATTTCGAAGTGTGCTAAAAACAAACTGTCTGTCAATGATAAATGAAAAGTATTAAGACAGGAACACAACCCGTTATCGCCTTCAATTTTCAGACACTTTTCAAACCTTGTCTGAATTTTGATTAAGGCACAAATTGTTGTCCATTTTGTACAAACAAAAGCATCGAATGAGTCGAAGAAGGGGTTGAATTTCGCATATTATACCCCAAAAGTTTTTCAACACCATCGACCAGAATTAATGCATTGTTTTGCCAGCAAAACCCCAACTCAGCccaaacaaataacatttaatttatcaTACTTCTTGCCTCCGTTTTATTTGTGTGGAAATCCTTTTATTATTCTATCTTTATATTTCTGTGTGTTTTGTCTGGAATAACCTCAAAATTAGTTGTCATTATTTTTAATAGCCTCGACTCACCTTTTTTTTATAGTTATTAATGCTGAATGCCTTAATGGGATTTTTGGGTTCATTAATGTAGTTAGGATTAAGTTCCATTGTCCGACTATAAGCCAAAGTAATATTTTATACACTTTTTAGCCATTGGGGTCCACTGCTTGCCCGGTGGGCATTTTCCGTGCCCACCAACGCCATTGAAAATCATAATCAATACCACAATCATAGGAAAAAGTTCCATTTGGAGTGAGGTATTTTCCAGTTTGCTTCCCATTCCCCAAAACTTATTGATTAGCCAAGGCTTGGCCTTTCCGGCTCCAAGGCGAATGTCACACAACTGCCAGGTACCTTCGGTCCACAGGGAGCAGTAGCTGACCAAACGGAGCAGTAGCTGACCAAACGGAAAATGACAAATTACTAAGCCACCGCACCTGTGGCAATCGAAGAGggtaaaatgaaaatttggCCACAAACACGTTAGCTGGGCCTGCGGCCAATAAATGGTAAAATGATTGAAATAGTTGATAAAAT
This genomic interval from Drosophila mauritiana strain mau12 chromosome 2R, ASM438214v1, whole genome shotgun sequence contains the following:
- the LOC117137707 gene encoding LOW QUALITY PROTEIN: uncharacterized protein LOC117137707 (The sequence of the model RefSeq protein was modified relative to this genomic sequence to represent the inferred CDS: deleted 2 bases in 1 codon) — its product is MIVVLIMIFNGVGGHGKCPPGKQWTPMAKKCIKYYFGLYINNYKKGESRLLKIMTTNFEVIPDKTHRNIKIE